One Babylonia areolata isolate BAREFJ2019XMU chromosome 27, ASM4173473v1, whole genome shotgun sequence DNA window includes the following coding sequences:
- the LOC143301189 gene encoding low molecular weight phosphotyrosine protein phosphatase-like translates to MAASGANKRSVLFICLGNICRSTIAEAIFQHLVAERGETDKWIIDSAATADYNIGRPPDKRTMATLEKNGIKGYKHKARLLTKEDYRKFDIIFGMDEENMSDLEHLKPDKSCRAKLQMLGNWDPQKDKIIVDPYFLQGMGPFDKVYEQCLRCLTAFLDAPAQ, encoded by the exons ATGGCGGCGTCCGGGGCAAATAAGCGATCggtcttgtttatttgtttag GAAACATCTGCCGCTCCACCATAGCAGAGGCCATTTTTCAGCACCTGGTGGCTGAGAGAGGTGAAACAGACAAG TGGATCATCGACAGCGCTGCTACTGCTGACTACAACATCGGACGTCCGCCAGACAAACGTACCATGGCCACTCTGGAGAAAAATGGAATCAAAGGATACAAGCACAAGGCCAGACTT CTGACGAAGGAAGACTACAGGAAGTTTGACATCATCTTTGGAATGGATGAGGAAAACATGTC tgacctGGAGCACCTGAAGCCAGACAAGTCGTGCCGAGCCAAACTACAGATGCTGGGAAACTGGGACCCACAGAAAGACAAAATCATTGTGGACCCCTATTTT CTGCAGGGAATGGGCCCCTTTGACAAGGTGTACGAGCAGTGTCTGCGCTGTCTGACGGCCTTTCTGGATGCCCCGGCCCAGTGA